From a single Rhodococcus qingshengii JCM 15477 genomic region:
- a CDS encoding FadR/GntR family transcriptional regulator has product MQIDKLPAIEFMVSAPTLGEDIARRLRLLIHSGALSPGDRLPSERELSQQLEVGRVSVREAVRILQAMGYIEVRRGATGGSFVSELTRPYEDWVGQLKAREADIDEIVDLRIGLEMRTASLAAVRRTDRHLLELLESIEQLGVSGSRGSFRACDARFHGGIARAAGNSRLEAAVVEARGEMFVPVDHLVFEDQVEASRVEHKEIFEAIKRGDSARAAEAMERHILHAKDELKRLALQEEG; this is encoded by the coding sequence GTGCAGATCGACAAGCTGCCGGCCATCGAATTCATGGTCAGTGCACCGACGTTGGGGGAGGATATCGCTCGACGCTTGCGACTGCTCATTCACAGCGGCGCGCTCAGCCCCGGTGATCGCCTGCCATCCGAGCGTGAACTGTCTCAGCAACTCGAAGTCGGTCGAGTCAGTGTGCGAGAAGCGGTCCGAATCCTTCAGGCGATGGGATACATCGAGGTGCGGCGAGGAGCCACGGGCGGATCGTTCGTTTCGGAGTTGACCAGGCCTTATGAAGACTGGGTTGGCCAGTTGAAAGCGCGAGAAGCAGACATCGACGAGATCGTCGACCTCCGTATCGGATTGGAAATGCGCACGGCAAGCCTCGCGGCGGTCCGGCGAACCGATCGTCATCTTCTCGAGTTGCTCGAATCCATTGAGCAATTGGGGGTTTCCGGGAGTCGGGGATCGTTCCGGGCTTGTGACGCCAGGTTCCACGGCGGTATCGCCAGAGCGGCGGGAAACAGCAGGTTGGAGGCCGCTGTGGTCGAGGCTCGCGGCGAAATGTTCGTCCCCGTCGATCATCTCGTGTTCGAAGACCAGGTCGAGGCTTCGAGGGTGGAGCACAAGGAAATCTTCGAGGCGATCAAGCGGGGCGACAGCGCTCGCGCGGCGGAGGCAATGGAACGTCACATTCTGCACGCAAAAGACGAGCTCAAACGCTTGGCGCTGCAGGAAGAAGGCTGA
- a CDS encoding SdpI family protein: MIVVAVVLFVLAVAVGGVAVAGLIGKLPRNRWAGVRTEDSLRSEESFALANKVAGPTMLAAAGMLVIGGVAALTIGGVFGIAVAIIAVVVAVLTAGFGGGIGTRAAAALPQQSGCGNDCNCGGHSEPAADEPVAETPEAKANAAACGTASCGACALKDACQPAH; the protein is encoded by the coding sequence GTGATCGTTGTCGCTGTGGTGCTATTCGTGCTCGCTGTCGCCGTAGGTGGAGTTGCCGTCGCCGGACTGATCGGCAAACTCCCGCGCAACCGCTGGGCCGGTGTCCGCACCGAGGATTCCCTGCGGAGCGAGGAGTCGTTCGCCCTCGCCAACAAGGTGGCCGGTCCGACCATGCTCGCGGCCGCTGGAATGTTGGTCATCGGCGGAGTCGCAGCACTGACCATCGGCGGAGTCTTCGGCATTGCCGTCGCGATCATCGCCGTCGTCGTCGCCGTCCTCACTGCCGGTTTCGGTGGAGGCATCGGCACCCGCGCAGCCGCCGCGCTCCCGCAGCAGAGCGGATGCGGTAACGACTGCAACTGCGGCGGGCACTCCGAGCCTGCCGCCGACGAGCCGGTGGCGGAGACCCCCGAGGCCAAGGCGAACGCTGCCGCTTGCGGCACCGCTTCCTGCGGTGCCTGCGCGCTCAAGGATGCTTGCCAGCCGG
- the leuS gene encoding leucine--tRNA ligase has product MTESPQSPDSPADATPQHRYTAELAGQIEQHWQDRWSEEGTFNAPNPVGPLSSPDGVPADKLFVQDMFPYPSGSGLHVGHPLGYIATDVFARFHRMQGRNVLHTLGYDAFGLPAEQYAVQTGTHPRTTTESNIANMKRQLRRLGLGHDERRSLATTDVDFYHWTQWIFLQIHGAWYDKEAGKARRISELEAEFDSGERALEDGREWASLDVAAKAKVLDSYRLVYQSDSMVNWCPGLGTVLANEEVTADGRSDRGNFPVFRKHLQQWMMRITAYSDRLVDDLEYLDWPDKVKAMQRNWIGRSYGAEVTFAAGEYGVDVFTTRPDTLFGATYVTLAPEHDLVDKLVADEWPEGVDARWTGGATTPAEAVAAYRKSIAAKTDLERQENKEKTGVFLGSYAVNPVNGHKVPIFIADYVLTGYGTGAIMAVPGHDHRDWEFANAFGLDILEVIAGGNVSEAAYSGDGPLVNSDYLDGLDVAEAKATVISRLEESGQGKGTIQYKLRDWLFARQRYWGEPFPIVYDADGNAHALPDSALPVVLPEVEDYAPVSFDPDDANSEPSPPLNKATDWVNVELDLGDGLQTYHRDTNVMPQWAGSSWYQLRYIDPTNQDAFCDPQNEAYWTGPRPELHGPNDPGGVDLYVGGVEHAVLHLLYSRFWHKVLFDLGYVSSSEPYRRLYNQGYIQAFAYTDARGVYVPAEEVVERDGKFFYEGAEVNREYGKMGKSLKNAVAPDEICAEFGADTLRVYEMSMGPLDTSRPWATKDVVGAARFLQRVWRVVIDEETGKPRVTDEAPGEETLRALNKAISGVIEDYTALRDNTAAAKLIEYNNHLTKAFPGGAPRAAVEPLVLMLAPLAPHLAEELWSRLGHTESLAHGPFPAVEEKWLVEDTVEYPIQVNGKVRSRISVPADADRKAVEEIALADEKIVALLEGNAPRKVIVVPGKMVNIVL; this is encoded by the coding sequence GTGACCGAGTCTCCGCAGTCCCCCGATTCACCAGCCGACGCAACTCCGCAGCACCGCTACACCGCGGAGCTCGCCGGCCAGATCGAGCAGCACTGGCAGGACCGCTGGAGTGAGGAAGGCACGTTCAACGCGCCCAATCCGGTCGGTCCGCTCTCCTCGCCCGACGGTGTTCCCGCCGACAAGCTCTTCGTGCAGGACATGTTCCCGTACCCCTCGGGTTCGGGTCTGCACGTCGGTCACCCGCTCGGATACATCGCTACGGACGTCTTCGCGCGCTTCCATCGCATGCAGGGGCGCAATGTCCTGCACACCCTCGGCTACGACGCGTTCGGTCTCCCGGCCGAGCAGTACGCCGTGCAGACGGGTACCCACCCGCGGACGACCACCGAGTCCAACATCGCCAACATGAAGCGCCAGCTGCGACGCCTGGGTCTGGGGCACGACGAGCGTCGTAGCCTCGCGACGACGGACGTCGACTTCTACCACTGGACGCAGTGGATCTTCCTGCAGATCCACGGCGCCTGGTACGACAAGGAAGCCGGCAAGGCGCGTCGTATCTCCGAGTTGGAAGCCGAGTTCGATTCCGGTGAGCGCGCTCTGGAAGACGGACGCGAGTGGGCTTCGTTGGACGTGGCCGCGAAGGCCAAGGTTCTGGACTCGTACCGCCTTGTCTACCAGTCGGATTCGATGGTCAACTGGTGCCCCGGTTTGGGTACCGTCCTGGCCAACGAGGAAGTCACCGCCGACGGTCGTAGTGACCGCGGAAACTTCCCAGTCTTCCGTAAGCATCTCCAGCAGTGGATGATGCGCATCACCGCGTACTCCGATCGCCTGGTCGACGACCTCGAGTACCTGGATTGGCCGGACAAGGTCAAGGCCATGCAGCGCAACTGGATCGGACGCTCGTACGGTGCCGAAGTTACCTTTGCTGCAGGCGAGTACGGCGTCGATGTGTTCACTACCCGTCCGGACACGCTGTTCGGCGCCACCTACGTGACGCTGGCTCCTGAGCACGACTTGGTGGACAAGCTCGTCGCGGACGAGTGGCCCGAAGGTGTCGACGCGCGCTGGACTGGCGGTGCCACGACTCCGGCGGAAGCTGTTGCTGCATACCGTAAGTCGATTGCCGCCAAGACCGACCTGGAGCGCCAGGAAAACAAGGAGAAGACGGGCGTCTTCCTTGGTTCCTACGCCGTCAATCCGGTCAATGGACACAAGGTTCCGATCTTCATCGCCGACTACGTTCTGACGGGTTACGGCACCGGTGCGATCATGGCAGTTCCGGGACACGATCACCGTGACTGGGAGTTCGCGAACGCGTTCGGTCTGGATATTCTCGAAGTTATTGCCGGTGGCAATGTTTCGGAGGCTGCGTACTCCGGTGACGGCCCGCTGGTGAACTCCGACTACCTCGACGGGCTGGACGTTGCCGAGGCCAAGGCGACCGTCATCAGTCGCCTCGAGGAGAGCGGCCAGGGCAAGGGCACCATCCAGTACAAGCTGCGCGACTGGCTTTTCGCGCGTCAGCGTTACTGGGGCGAGCCCTTCCCGATCGTCTACGACGCGGACGGCAACGCACACGCTCTGCCGGATTCGGCTCTGCCCGTGGTGCTTCCGGAGGTCGAGGACTACGCACCCGTGTCCTTCGATCCGGACGACGCCAACTCCGAGCCCTCTCCCCCGCTGAACAAGGCGACCGATTGGGTCAACGTCGAGCTCGATCTCGGTGACGGTCTGCAGACCTACCACCGCGACACCAACGTCATGCCGCAGTGGGCAGGTAGCTCGTGGTACCAGCTGCGCTACATCGACCCCACCAACCAGGACGCCTTCTGCGACCCGCAGAACGAGGCGTACTGGACGGGCCCGCGTCCGGAACTGCACGGCCCCAACGATCCCGGTGGAGTCGACCTGTACGTCGGCGGCGTCGAGCACGCAGTGCTGCACCTGCTGTACTCGCGCTTCTGGCACAAGGTTCTGTTCGACCTGGGCTACGTGTCCTCGAGCGAGCCGTACCGCCGCCTGTACAACCAGGGCTACATCCAGGCATTCGCGTACACCGATGCCCGCGGCGTCTACGTGCCGGCGGAAGAGGTCGTCGAGCGTGACGGCAAGTTCTTCTACGAAGGCGCCGAGGTCAACCGCGAGTACGGCAAGATGGGCAAGAGCCTGAAGAATGCCGTTGCGCCGGACGAGATCTGCGCCGAGTTCGGTGCAGACACTCTGCGTGTGTACGAGATGTCGATGGGTCCGCTGGACACCTCGCGTCCGTGGGCTACCAAGGACGTCGTCGGTGCTGCGCGATTCCTGCAGCGAGTGTGGCGCGTCGTCATCGACGAGGAGACCGGCAAGCCCCGTGTCACCGACGAAGCTCCTGGTGAAGAGACTTTGCGTGCGCTCAACAAGGCGATTTCCGGTGTCATCGAGGATTACACGGCGCTGCGCGACAACACGGCCGCCGCGAAGCTGATCGAGTACAACAACCACCTCACCAAGGCGTTCCCGGGCGGTGCGCCGCGTGCTGCTGTCGAGCCGCTGGTGCTGATGCTCGCTCCCCTGGCGCCGCACCTCGCGGAAGAGCTGTGGTCGCGTCTGGGTCACACGGAATCCCTTGCGCACGGACCCTTCCCGGCAGTCGAGGAGAAGTGGCTCGTCGAGGATACCGTCGAGTACCCGATCCAGGTCAACGGCAAGGTTCGTAGCCGCATCAGCGTCCCGGCAGATGCCGATCGCAAGGCTGTCGAAGAGATTGCGCTGGCCGACGAGAAGATCGTCGCTCTGCTCGAGGGCAACGCACCCCGCAAGGTGATCGTTGTGCCGGGAAAGATGGTGAACATAGTTCTGTAG
- a CDS encoding glutamine synthetase family protein: MKGRLTTAELAESDIDTVLIAGIDLYGRLIGKRVPMRIFLANIDEGLHVCTCVYAWDASQRMDKLVVDYAGGHTGWHDFRLQPDLGTLRRASWLESTAIVIADSVDEHTGEMVPIAPRTILRKQIDKLEADGHTVYAATELEFHLYRGTPDALRRSGYRDLEPTTLVPSDYTITAGNAMEPFFRKVRTALEESAIPVEVSQVEYGLGQWEINLEYGTALEMADRHVLFKQVVHDVAAAEGLTATFMARPSTDGMGSSCHIHASMRSDDTFPFHDESAENTASAELLHAVGGVLEHCPELMLFYTPTINSMRRTRASHDFSGNGLTWGFDNRTTTCRLITGAPSANRLEMRLPGADANPYLALAAVLASMNDGLTRKLDPGAPVRRDGYSDTDTLEKVKQQPLPGTLDEAARALEASEFALAAFGAEVVSHYAAVAKDEWDSFMSAVTDWERERYLDNI; encoded by the coding sequence ATGAAAGGCCGGCTCACCACGGCCGAGCTCGCCGAGTCCGACATCGACACCGTCCTCATCGCCGGTATCGACCTCTACGGACGGTTGATCGGCAAACGAGTCCCGATGCGAATTTTCCTCGCGAACATCGACGAGGGCCTGCATGTGTGCACCTGTGTGTATGCCTGGGATGCCAGCCAACGCATGGACAAACTCGTTGTCGACTACGCCGGCGGACACACCGGCTGGCATGACTTCCGCCTGCAACCTGACCTGGGAACACTGCGACGCGCGTCGTGGCTCGAGTCCACTGCCATCGTCATCGCTGACTCGGTCGACGAACATACCGGCGAGATGGTCCCGATCGCACCGCGCACGATCCTGCGCAAACAGATCGACAAGCTCGAAGCTGACGGCCACACCGTCTACGCGGCAACGGAACTCGAGTTCCACCTCTACCGAGGTACCCCCGACGCATTGCGGCGCAGCGGCTATCGGGATCTCGAACCCACCACCCTGGTGCCCTCGGATTACACCATCACCGCCGGCAACGCGATGGAACCTTTCTTCCGCAAGGTACGAACCGCGTTGGAGGAGAGCGCGATTCCCGTGGAGGTCTCTCAGGTCGAATACGGCCTGGGCCAGTGGGAGATCAACCTCGAATACGGAACCGCCCTCGAGATGGCCGACCGCCATGTGCTATTCAAGCAGGTCGTCCACGACGTCGCTGCGGCAGAAGGGCTCACTGCTACCTTCATGGCACGTCCGAGCACCGACGGCATGGGCTCGTCGTGTCATATTCACGCGTCCATGCGGAGCGACGACACCTTCCCATTCCACGACGAAAGCGCAGAAAACACCGCGAGCGCCGAGCTGCTGCACGCCGTCGGCGGAGTTCTCGAGCACTGCCCGGAACTCATGCTGTTCTACACGCCGACCATCAACTCGATGCGCCGGACCAGAGCCAGCCACGATTTCTCGGGGAACGGCTTGACCTGGGGTTTCGACAACAGGACCACCACCTGCCGACTCATCACCGGGGCACCGTCCGCCAACCGTCTCGAAATGAGACTGCCAGGGGCGGACGCAAATCCGTATCTCGCACTGGCCGCAGTCTTGGCATCGATGAACGACGGTCTGACACGAAAGCTCGATCCCGGCGCACCGGTACGACGCGACGGGTACAGCGACACAGACACACTCGAGAAGGTGAAGCAACAACCGCTGCCCGGCACACTCGACGAGGCGGCGCGTGCGCTCGAGGCCAGTGAGTTCGCACTCGCGGCGTTCGGCGCCGAGGTCGTATCGCACTATGCGGCGGTCGCCAAGGACGAATGGGATTCCTTCATGTCCGCGGTCACCGACTGGGAACGCGAACGCTACCTCGACAACATCTGA
- a CDS encoding aldehyde dehydrogenase family protein, whose product MTTSCSLVPQNNTIDGNVETPAIDLGEFLTDPDTGEKLQAQLSSSTEQVERAITAATELHRSGVWTRRSVADRVRLLERTAELVEERTAAIAREDSKNNGLPLSISTLFAGGHPDLFRSAATHLKNSSGFEQLPSGAHLHRLAWGPTAVIAPWNAPSFITAKKTAFALAAGAPVIAKPSNWAPSGPNVLAEAISRAIAEVDAPKALFQLVHGGGDVGHLLASDRRIRALAFTGGRAAGSSIAAAASTDFKALQLELGSNNPVIIRADADIDLTAAALVDGFTKLNGQWCESPGSVFVPPHLHDRLVDAILDRTAEIALGRTDDANTTMGPQANEPQLQRMRDTVEFLRGVGGTAVSSTPVPDDSGWFFPPTVVHGISSEQTKSETFGPILTVHRASTDEEALLEANALDTGLAGYVFGADVDAARELATRIDCGENKINSTSLLDLDDHSTQSFWGGSGIGAHGDAELLDFFRGSRIIGVDAPGLPL is encoded by the coding sequence ATGACCACTTCATGCTCACTCGTGCCCCAGAACAACACGATCGACGGAAACGTCGAAACACCGGCTATCGACCTCGGCGAATTTCTCACCGATCCCGACACCGGAGAGAAACTGCAAGCCCAACTCTCGTCCTCCACCGAACAGGTGGAGAGGGCGATCACCGCCGCGACAGAACTTCACCGATCGGGTGTCTGGACCCGTCGATCGGTCGCCGACCGGGTGCGCCTACTCGAGAGAACGGCTGAACTTGTCGAAGAACGGACTGCGGCGATCGCTCGTGAGGACTCCAAGAACAACGGCCTTCCGCTTTCGATCAGCACACTTTTCGCCGGCGGACATCCCGATCTGTTCCGCAGTGCTGCAACGCATCTGAAGAACTCCTCCGGGTTCGAGCAGTTGCCGTCAGGTGCACATTTACATCGGCTGGCGTGGGGCCCGACCGCTGTGATCGCACCGTGGAACGCACCGAGCTTCATCACCGCCAAGAAGACCGCATTCGCTTTGGCCGCAGGTGCTCCGGTAATCGCCAAGCCCTCCAACTGGGCACCGTCGGGTCCCAACGTGCTTGCCGAGGCGATCTCACGTGCCATCGCCGAAGTCGACGCGCCGAAAGCTCTGTTTCAACTCGTTCACGGAGGCGGGGACGTCGGGCATCTACTGGCCTCCGATCGACGAATCCGAGCACTGGCGTTCACCGGCGGCCGAGCGGCCGGTAGTTCCATCGCCGCTGCAGCTTCTACCGATTTCAAGGCTCTTCAACTCGAGCTCGGCAGCAACAACCCCGTGATCATCCGCGCCGACGCCGACATCGATCTGACTGCCGCCGCACTCGTCGACGGGTTCACCAAACTCAACGGGCAATGGTGTGAGAGTCCGGGAAGCGTCTTCGTGCCGCCGCACCTTCACGACCGGCTTGTCGACGCAATACTCGACCGCACGGCCGAAATCGCACTCGGCCGAACCGATGACGCCAACACCACGATGGGTCCGCAGGCGAACGAGCCTCAACTCCAACGGATGCGGGATACCGTCGAATTCCTCCGTGGCGTGGGCGGCACGGCCGTCTCGAGCACCCCCGTGCCTGACGATTCCGGATGGTTCTTCCCACCGACAGTGGTGCACGGAATCTCGTCGGAGCAGACCAAATCGGAGACCTTCGGGCCGATCCTGACGGTGCACCGAGCATCAACCGACGAGGAAGCTCTGCTCGAGGCCAACGCTCTCGATACCGGCCTGGCCGGATACGTGTTCGGCGCCGACGTCGACGCCGCTCGTGAACTTGCGACCCGAATCGATTGCGGTGAGAACAAGATCAACAGCACCAGCCTCCTGGACCTAGACGACCACTCGACCCAGAGTTTCTGGGGCGGAAGCGGTATCGGCGCACACGGCGACGCAGAGCTTCTCGACTTCTTCCGGGGATCGAGAATCATCGGGGTCGATGCGCCCGGACTTCCTCTCTAG
- a CDS encoding SDR family NAD(P)-dependent oxidoreductase gives MSRTHENKVALITGAGSGIGRGIALRLASDGARVAVVDLHIESAKETVALIESQYGTPALALEADVRDRAAVSAAFEATVAEWGRFDYLVNNAGLITMSSLENLTDEEWDLVLDVNLKGMFIVTQIATPYFRDGNSGAVVNLSTVEADVVVSSQGFAQVHYNASKGGVKMLTKALAVELSRYNVRVNAIAPGPVPTAFLPGIDVSSGEVLDFMKSRLLVPRVGRPEDMGAAVSFLLSDDASYISGVQLPVDGGWLAR, from the coding sequence ATGTCACGTACGCATGAGAACAAGGTTGCCCTGATCACCGGTGCAGGCTCCGGAATCGGCCGCGGCATCGCGCTGCGCCTCGCCTCCGACGGTGCCCGCGTCGCGGTCGTGGACCTTCACATCGAAAGTGCAAAGGAGACCGTCGCACTTATCGAATCGCAGTACGGCACACCCGCGCTCGCCCTTGAGGCCGATGTGCGCGACCGCGCCGCCGTGAGCGCCGCTTTCGAAGCCACCGTCGCCGAATGGGGACGCTTCGACTACCTCGTCAACAACGCCGGCCTGATCACGATGAGTTCTCTCGAGAACCTCACCGACGAAGAGTGGGACCTCGTCCTCGACGTCAATCTCAAAGGCATGTTCATCGTCACGCAGATCGCCACCCCGTACTTCCGCGACGGCAACAGCGGCGCTGTGGTGAACTTGTCGACGGTGGAAGCGGACGTGGTCGTGTCCTCCCAGGGCTTCGCACAGGTCCACTACAACGCGTCGAAGGGTGGAGTGAAGATGCTGACGAAGGCTCTGGCCGTCGAACTCTCGCGGTACAACGTACGAGTCAACGCGATCGCCCCCGGGCCGGTCCCCACCGCCTTCCTGCCTGGCATCGACGTCTCCTCCGGCGAAGTTCTCGACTTCATGAAGTCCAGACTCCTGGTGCCGCGCGTCGGCCGCCCCGAGGACATGGGTGCTGCAGTCTCCTTCCTGCTCTCCGACGACGCCTCCTACATCAGTGGAGTCCAGCTGCCCGTCGACGGCGGATGGCTTGCCCGATGA
- a CDS encoding MFS transporter: protein MASHVHSDGSSPSLPEPTSIPERWTPRLVFSLASIVLLLEMLAVSYMMISTALPAISVHYQTTQGAWLLTSFLLLGAVASPLLGKLADMYGKRKVLLLAVAGAAVGSFISAIAPSYAILILGRSLTGLLVPCLFLSYSLIRDVFPPKTVALAVSIATSGMGLIAIPAPFLTGWLIDNHGFRSIFWFFVVGLVLLGGMIFASTAESTVRLRSSLDLIGAVLLGSGIAGILIGVSFGPTWGWKNGSTLAYLIGGVALLVAWVASARAIREPLIDLRYFGKRSVMLTAVGAGFCYGASGVFTILLPMMVMTPAVLGLGYGFGVTAEGFAIFQAPLGGMVVVGGLIVGFLVGRNIRPRLLMIIGMILMAVGFTLTATIHDNKPLLIIFAGIFGVGMGMGYASIPNLLIEAVPPQLQATTASMVAVFQSIFPAVLPVIAFTVLNSHIAMAMEGAVFYTDEGMRIAFLIGAAAAVLGAIAAVFLPRNIVQIGAEDGVQQETSLLPAH from the coding sequence ATGGCGTCTCATGTCCACAGCGACGGTTCGTCTCCCAGTTTGCCCGAACCGACATCGATACCGGAGCGGTGGACTCCGCGACTGGTGTTCTCCCTGGCGTCGATTGTTCTACTTCTCGAGATGCTCGCAGTGAGCTACATGATGATCTCCACTGCTCTCCCTGCGATCTCGGTGCACTATCAAACGACGCAGGGAGCTTGGCTGCTCACGTCGTTCTTGCTGCTGGGGGCGGTCGCGTCTCCTCTGCTCGGCAAGCTCGCCGACATGTACGGCAAACGAAAAGTCCTGCTCTTGGCTGTCGCCGGCGCGGCGGTCGGATCCTTCATTTCGGCGATAGCGCCGAGCTACGCGATCCTGATTCTGGGCCGGTCGCTGACGGGTCTGCTGGTTCCCTGCCTGTTCCTGAGTTACTCCCTCATTCGAGATGTTTTTCCGCCGAAAACTGTTGCCTTGGCCGTCAGTATCGCGACTTCCGGTATGGGTTTGATTGCGATCCCGGCGCCGTTCCTCACCGGTTGGTTGATCGACAACCACGGGTTCCGGAGCATCTTCTGGTTCTTTGTCGTCGGGCTGGTTCTCCTCGGCGGCATGATCTTCGCTTCGACGGCGGAATCAACTGTCCGACTTCGCTCTTCGCTGGACCTGATCGGTGCGGTACTGCTCGGGTCGGGCATCGCCGGAATTCTGATCGGCGTCAGCTTCGGACCGACCTGGGGCTGGAAGAACGGTTCGACACTGGCCTACCTGATCGGCGGCGTCGCACTGTTGGTGGCTTGGGTTGCCTCTGCCCGAGCCATCCGCGAGCCCTTGATCGACCTGCGCTACTTCGGCAAGCGTTCGGTGATGCTCACCGCCGTCGGTGCCGGGTTCTGCTACGGCGCGTCGGGAGTCTTCACGATCTTGCTGCCGATGATGGTGATGACCCCAGCAGTTCTCGGCCTGGGATACGGATTCGGCGTGACGGCAGAGGGATTCGCGATCTTCCAGGCGCCCCTTGGCGGCATGGTGGTGGTCGGTGGTTTGATCGTGGGCTTCCTCGTGGGGCGCAACATCCGGCCCCGTCTGCTGATGATCATCGGAATGATACTCATGGCAGTCGGATTCACGTTGACGGCCACCATTCACGACAACAAGCCTCTGCTCATCATCTTTGCCGGAATCTTCGGTGTCGGTATGGGTATGGGCTACGCCTCCATCCCGAACCTGCTCATCGAGGCAGTGCCGCCGCAGTTGCAGGCAACCACGGCGAGCATGGTTGCGGTCTTTCAGAGCATCTTCCCCGCAGTGCTTCCCGTCATCGCCTTCACGGTCTTGAACTCGCACATCGCGATGGCGATGGAGGGCGCTGTGTTCTACACCGACGAGGGCATGCGTATCGCGTTCCTGATCGGTGCTGCTGCAGCAGTTCTCGGCGCGATCGCAGCCGTGTTCCTGCCTCGAAACATCGTCCAGATCGGCGCAGAAGACGGTGTGCAGCAGGAGACGTCCCTCCTCCCTGCTCACTGA
- a CDS encoding gamma-glutamyl-gamma-aminobutyrate hydrolase family protein, producing the protein MTQFTMTAEALPAMPLIGVTGRVDRGGPSLPNVVGDALMEMFFTDFPSKIRAAGGQPILLSIHSDPRRIVEHLDALVLSGGSDVDPRRYGRTPGPNSSMIDPARDEFEFALVDAAWEIGLPILGVCRGHQVVNVARGGTLIADLPTDAGEAHSFFGYPRSYRPQQVALESGSVPHSLFGNSIHVNSLHHQAVDTPGSGLRIVGRALDGVAEAIQAADRPVVGVQWHPEFFVEIDPLFSWLVDAATSRRTNSSHQIDHHRMEDNNVTYA; encoded by the coding sequence ATGACCCAATTCACGATGACGGCGGAGGCACTCCCCGCCATGCCCCTGATCGGAGTCACCGGCCGCGTCGACCGCGGCGGGCCGTCACTACCCAACGTCGTCGGCGACGCGTTGATGGAAATGTTCTTCACCGATTTTCCCTCGAAAATCCGCGCTGCCGGTGGTCAACCGATCCTGCTGAGCATCCACAGTGATCCGCGCCGAATCGTCGAGCATCTCGATGCCCTCGTCCTCAGCGGTGGTTCCGACGTGGACCCCAGGCGATACGGCCGCACCCCCGGACCAAACTCCTCGATGATCGACCCCGCTCGGGACGAATTCGAGTTCGCCCTGGTCGATGCAGCCTGGGAAATCGGACTGCCGATCCTGGGAGTGTGCCGAGGACACCAGGTCGTCAACGTCGCCCGCGGGGGCACTCTGATTGCCGACCTTCCGACCGACGCCGGTGAGGCACACAGCTTCTTCGGTTATCCGCGTTCGTACCGACCGCAACAGGTCGCTCTGGAATCCGGTTCCGTCCCACACAGTCTGTTCGGCAACAGCATTCACGTGAACAGCCTTCACCACCAAGCCGTGGACACCCCGGGGAGCGGGCTTCGGATCGTCGGACGCGCGCTCGACGGCGTCGCCGAAGCCATCCAGGCCGCCGATCGCCCCGTGGTGGGCGTGCAGTGGCACCCCGAATTCTTCGTCGAAATCGACCCGCTCTTCTCGTGGCTCGTCGACGCTGCAACCTCCCGTCGGACCAATTCTTCTCACCAGATCGATCATCACAGAATGGAAGACAACAATGTCACGTACGCATGA